A section of the Streptomyces sp. CG1 genome encodes:
- a CDS encoding SDR family NAD(P)-dependent oxidoreductase, producing MTSQAYLSDLFSLDGRVAVVTGGSSGIGRAIAGALARAGARVVVVARGKEQLEETVGELTDAGCTAARVAGDLGTRDGVRAAAEEAAGVFGEPDILVNSAGINLRPPLSELGEDVWDTTMAVNLQAPFLLGQRFGPGMAERGFGRIIHITSQQAHRAFVQSGAYGVSKGALESLARSQAEAWSPYGVTVNTLVPGFVMTALNRRLSSDPQKVAALAARTMIGRNGLAEDFEGAAVFLASRASAYVTGQSVFVDGGLSVH from the coding sequence ATGACGTCCCAGGCCTATCTCTCCGACCTGTTCTCGCTGGACGGCCGTGTCGCCGTGGTGACCGGAGGCAGCTCCGGCATCGGCCGGGCCATCGCCGGAGCGCTCGCGCGAGCCGGCGCGAGGGTGGTGGTCGTGGCCCGCGGCAAGGAGCAACTGGAGGAAACCGTCGGCGAGTTGACCGACGCCGGCTGCACGGCCGCCCGGGTCGCGGGCGATCTCGGGACACGTGACGGCGTGCGCGCGGCGGCCGAGGAGGCGGCCGGTGTCTTCGGCGAGCCCGACATCCTCGTCAACTCCGCCGGGATCAACCTGCGGCCACCGCTGAGCGAGCTGGGCGAGGACGTGTGGGACACCACCATGGCCGTGAATCTTCAGGCGCCGTTCCTGCTGGGGCAGCGGTTCGGGCCCGGCATGGCGGAGCGCGGCTTCGGCCGGATCATCCACATCACCTCCCAGCAGGCCCACCGCGCCTTCGTGCAGAGCGGTGCCTACGGCGTCTCCAAGGGCGCGCTGGAATCGCTGGCCCGCTCGCAGGCCGAGGCCTGGTCGCCGTACGGCGTCACCGTCAACACCCTGGTGCCGGGCTTCGTGATGACCGCGCTCAACCGGCGGCTGTCCAGCGACCCCCAGAAGGTGGCGGCGCTGGCCGCGCGCACGATGATCGGCCGCAACGGCCTCGCCGAGGACTTCGAGGGCGCGGCCGTCTTCCTCGCGAGCCGCGCCTCCGCCTATGTCACGGGCCAGTCGGTCTTCGTCGACGGGGGCCTCTCGGTCCACTGA
- a CDS encoding holo-ACP synthase yields MSIIGVGIDVAEIDRFRASLERTPGMAERLFVERELLLPSGERRGIASLAARFAAKEALAKALGAPPGLHWTDAEVCVEDSGQPRLRVSGTVAARAAELGVRAWHVSLSHDAGVASAVVVAEG; encoded by the coding sequence ATGAGCATCATCGGAGTGGGGATCGACGTCGCCGAGATCGACCGGTTCCGCGCGTCGTTGGAGCGGACGCCCGGCATGGCCGAGCGGCTGTTCGTGGAACGGGAGCTGTTGCTGCCCAGCGGGGAGCGGCGCGGGATCGCCTCGCTCGCGGCCCGGTTCGCCGCCAAGGAAGCACTGGCGAAGGCCTTGGGCGCACCACCCGGCCTGCACTGGACCGACGCCGAGGTGTGCGTCGAGGACAGCGGACAGCCCCGCCTGAGGGTGTCGGGCACCGTCGCCGCACGCGCCGCCGAACTGGGCGTACGGGCCTGGCACGTCTCACTCAGCCATGACGCGGGGGTCGCCTCGGCCGTGGTGGTGGCCGAGGGCTGA
- a CDS encoding NAD(P)H-hydrate dehydratase translates to MRSAYSVETVRAAERALMARLPEGALMQRAAAGLAAACAELLGRVYGSRVVLLVGSGDNGGDALYAGARLARRGAGVTAVLLAPERVHAGGLGALRRAGGTVAPASAGSAEGIVESADLVVDGIVGIGGKGGLRPEAEALAGVVARSRAAVVAVDLPSGVEADTGQVRGAAIRADLTVTFGTYKPGLLIDPAREYAGVVRLVGIGLDLPDEGELQALQHADVARLLPMPAAESDKYRRGVVGIAAGSARYPGAAVLAVSGALRGGAGAVRYVGPAAEAVIARFPEALVSGQGPAKAGRVQAWVAGPGAGDDAATVAEVLDADVPVLLDADGLRLAERGAVRGRTAPTLMTPHAGEAAALLGVRREEVEQARLAAVRELAAVYRATVLLKGSTTLVADPGGGAVRVNATGTSWLATAGSGDVLSGLAGSLLAAGLSARDAGSVAAYLHGLAGRFAADGAPVGAHDVAARIPEAWRDVRD, encoded by the coding sequence ATGCGTAGTGCGTACAGCGTGGAGACGGTGCGGGCGGCCGAACGGGCCCTGATGGCACGGCTGCCGGAGGGCGCGCTGATGCAGCGGGCCGCGGCGGGGCTGGCCGCCGCCTGCGCCGAGTTGCTCGGGCGGGTGTACGGCAGCCGGGTGGTGCTGCTCGTCGGCAGCGGCGACAACGGCGGCGACGCGCTGTACGCGGGGGCGCGGCTGGCGCGTCGGGGGGCCGGGGTCACGGCCGTACTGCTGGCACCGGAGCGGGTGCACGCCGGAGGGCTGGGCGCGCTGCGGCGGGCGGGCGGCACGGTCGCCCCGGCCTCGGCCGGTTCCGCCGAGGGGATCGTCGAGTCGGCCGATCTCGTCGTGGACGGGATCGTCGGGATCGGCGGCAAGGGCGGGCTGCGGCCCGAGGCCGAGGCCCTGGCCGGGGTCGTCGCGCGGTCCCGTGCCGCCGTGGTCGCCGTGGACCTGCCCAGCGGGGTCGAGGCCGACACCGGCCAGGTCCGGGGAGCCGCGATCCGGGCCGACCTCACCGTCACCTTCGGCACCTACAAGCCCGGGCTGCTGATCGATCCGGCACGCGAGTACGCCGGGGTCGTACGGCTCGTCGGCATCGGCCTGGATCTGCCCGACGAAGGCGAGCTGCAGGCGCTCCAACACGCCGACGTGGCACGGCTGTTGCCGATGCCGGCCGCGGAGAGCGACAAGTACCGGCGCGGAGTCGTGGGCATCGCCGCCGGATCCGCGCGCTATCCGGGCGCCGCCGTGCTCGCCGTCTCCGGGGCGCTGCGGGGCGGGGCGGGGGCCGTACGGTACGTCGGGCCCGCGGCGGAGGCGGTCATCGCCCGTTTCCCGGAGGCGCTCGTGTCCGGTCAGGGGCCGGCGAAGGCGGGGCGCGTACAGGCCTGGGTGGCCGGGCCGGGCGCCGGGGACGACGCGGCGACCGTGGCGGAGGTGCTGGACGCGGACGTGCCGGTGCTCCTCGACGCGGACGGGCTGCGGCTGGCCGAACGGGGCGCGGTGCGCGGGCGTACGGCGCCGACGCTGATGACCCCTCATGCCGGGGAGGCGGCCGCGCTGCTGGGAGTACGGCGGGAGGAGGTCGAACAGGCCCGGCTGGCCGCGGTGCGGGAGCTGGCGGCGGTGTACCGGGCCACGGTGCTGCTGAAGGGGTCCACGACGCTGGTCGCCGACCCGGGGGGCGGGGCCGTGCGGGTCAACGCCACGGGGACCTCGTGGCTGGCCACGGCGGGGAGTGGGGACGTGCTGTCGGGGCTCGCGGGGTCCTTGCTGGCGGCGGGGCTGTCGGCGCGGGACGCGGGGAGCGTCGCGGCGTATCTGCACGGGCTGGCCGGGCGGTTCGCGGCGGACGGGGCGCCGGTAGGGGCGCATGACGTGGCGGCTCGGATCCCGGAGGCGTGGAGGGATGTGCGGGACTGA
- a CDS encoding L,D-transpeptidase family protein produces MISRRIASRVAAVLLAAVTALPATAHAAAAAPAPPAPAPALEPDLVPGVAPGPGQSWQIDTPDEALPPTVYTPTEAEDAVQPKDAAPGAYDLIEYVPLDDAVSKVSCSKKTGPYQRQVERWLKLKADGKQSAADCKAIRDFQTKHRIKPASGFAGPVTWSTMMLIGAKKDPNAAKKCPVRSYKVACVDLDRQLTWVQEDSKVVFGPVPMRSGRTGHLTRKGWHTVYWRHKNHVSTLYDEPMPYAQFFDGGEAFHAVYGSIYTTVGSYGCVNMKLDDARKLWDVLKKGDRVYVWGKRPGT; encoded by the coding sequence ATGATCAGCAGACGAATCGCATCCCGGGTCGCCGCGGTGCTGCTCGCCGCCGTGACAGCCCTGCCCGCGACCGCACACGCAGCGGCCGCCGCCCCCGCGCCGCCCGCCCCCGCTCCCGCGCTGGAGCCCGACCTGGTCCCCGGTGTCGCTCCCGGGCCCGGGCAGTCCTGGCAGATCGACACGCCCGACGAGGCGCTGCCGCCGACGGTGTACACGCCGACCGAGGCGGAGGACGCCGTGCAGCCGAAGGACGCGGCGCCGGGGGCGTACGACCTCATCGAGTACGTGCCGCTCGACGACGCCGTCTCCAAGGTGAGCTGCAGCAAGAAGACCGGGCCCTATCAGCGGCAGGTGGAGCGCTGGCTGAAGCTGAAGGCCGACGGGAAGCAGTCGGCCGCCGACTGCAAGGCGATCCGCGACTTCCAGACCAAGCACAGGATCAAGCCCGCCAGCGGGTTCGCCGGACCCGTCACCTGGTCGACGATGATGCTCATCGGGGCGAAGAAGGACCCGAACGCCGCAAAGAAGTGTCCCGTCCGGTCGTACAAGGTCGCCTGTGTCGATCTGGACCGCCAGCTCACCTGGGTCCAGGAGGACTCCAAGGTGGTGTTCGGGCCGGTGCCCATGCGGAGCGGGCGCACGGGGCATCTCACCCGCAAGGGCTGGCACACCGTCTACTGGCGGCACAAGAACCACGTGTCGACCCTGTACGACGAGCCCATGCCCTACGCCCAGTTCTTCGACGGCGGCGAGGCCTTCCACGCCGTCTACGGCAGCATCTACACCACGGTCGGCTCCTACGGCTGCGTCAACATGAAGCTCGACGACGCGCGCAAGCTGTGGGACGTGCTGAAGAAGGGCGACCGCGTCTACGTGTGGGGGAAGCGACCGGGTACCTGA
- the alr gene encoding alanine racemase has protein sequence MSETATVPTAPLRARAEIDLGALRANVRALRARTPGAALMAVVKSDGYGHGAVPCARAALAAGADWLGTATPEEALALRAAGLPGRILCWLWVPGGPWRQAIEADLDVSVSGMWALREVVAAAREAGRTARVQLKADTGLGRNGCPPGRDWAELVAAALRAEAEGLVRITGLWSHFACADEPGHPSIADQLARFREMLAYAEEQGVRPEVRHIANSPAALTLPETHFDLVRTGIALYGISPSPELGTPADFGLRPVMTLSASLALVKHVPGGHGVSYGHHYVTPGETTLGLVPVGYADGIPRHASGTGPVLVDGKWRTVAGRVAMDQFVVDLGGDEPAVGSEAVLFGPGDRGEPTAEDWAQACGTIAYEIVTRIGTRVPRVYVNGKELG, from the coding sequence ATGAGTGAGACTGCGACTGTGCCGACCGCCCCCCTGCGCGCCCGCGCCGAGATCGATCTGGGCGCCCTGCGGGCCAATGTGCGCGCCCTGCGAGCCCGGACGCCGGGCGCGGCCCTGATGGCCGTGGTCAAGTCCGACGGCTACGGCCACGGGGCCGTGCCGTGCGCTCGCGCGGCCCTCGCCGCGGGCGCGGACTGGCTCGGCACCGCCACCCCCGAGGAGGCCCTCGCGCTGCGCGCGGCCGGGCTGCCGGGCCGGATCCTGTGCTGGCTGTGGGTGCCGGGCGGCCCCTGGCGGCAGGCGATCGAGGCCGACCTCGACGTGTCCGTGAGCGGGATGTGGGCCCTGCGGGAGGTCGTCGCGGCGGCCCGCGAGGCCGGCCGCACCGCGCGCGTGCAGCTCAAGGCGGACACCGGGCTCGGCCGCAACGGCTGCCCGCCCGGCCGCGATTGGGCGGAACTGGTCGCCGCGGCCCTGCGCGCCGAGGCCGAGGGGCTGGTCCGGATCACCGGGCTGTGGTCGCACTTCGCCTGCGCCGACGAGCCCGGGCATCCCTCCATCGCCGACCAGCTGGCCCGGTTCCGGGAGATGCTGGCGTACGCCGAGGAACAGGGCGTACGGCCCGAGGTGCGGCACATCGCCAACTCGCCCGCCGCACTCACCCTCCCCGAGACCCACTTCGACCTCGTCCGCACCGGCATCGCCCTCTACGGCATCTCGCCCAGCCCGGAGCTGGGCACGCCCGCCGACTTCGGGCTGCGCCCGGTGATGACGCTCAGCGCGTCGCTGGCCCTGGTCAAGCACGTCCCGGGCGGCCACGGCGTCAGCTACGGCCATCACTACGTCACCCCCGGCGAGACCACCCTCGGTCTCGTCCCGGTCGGCTACGCGGACGGCATCCCGCGGCATGCCTCCGGCACCGGTCCGGTGCTGGTCGACGGCAAGTGGCGCACGGTCGCCGGGCGGGTCGCCATGGACCAGTTCGTGGTGGACCTCGGCGGGGACGAGCCCGCGGTGGGCAGCGAGGCCGTGCTGTTCGGGCCCGGCGACCGCGGTGAGCCCACCGCCGAGGACTGGGCGCAGGCCTGCGGCACGATCGCGTACGAAATCGTCACACGCATCGGAACCCGGGTTCCTCGCGTCTATGTGAACGGGAAAGAACTCGGGTAA